One stretch of Zonotrichia leucophrys gambelii isolate GWCS_2022_RI chromosome 13, RI_Zleu_2.0, whole genome shotgun sequence DNA includes these proteins:
- the SMIM3 gene encoding small integral membrane protein 3, giving the protein MDLPHLTSPTDLPKHILDIWVIVLIILATILIMTALLLCPATAVIIYRVRTHPTRNGIV; this is encoded by the coding sequence atggaCCTCCCTCACCTCACAAGTCCCACCGACCTCCCCAAGCACATCCTGGATATCTGGGTCATCGTGTTGATCATCCTGGCCACCATCCTCATCATGACAGCGCTGCTGCTGTGCCCGGCCACGGCCGTCATCATCTACCGAGTGCGGACACACCCCACGCGCAACGGCATCGTGTGA
- the DCTN4 gene encoding dynactin subunit 4 isoform X1, with product MASLLQSERVLYLVRGEKELRAPLPQLYFCRYCSELRSLECVSHEVDSHYCPSCLENMPSAEAKLKKNRCANCFDCPCCMHTLSTRATSIPAPLPDDPAKTTMKKAYYLACGFCRWTSRDVGMADKSVASGGWQEPENPHTQRINKLVEYYQQLAQKEKIERDRKKLVRRRNYVPLAFSQHTIHVVDKYSLGTRLQRQRPGAPISALAGLSLKEGEDHKEIKIEPADAVEEVEPLPEDYYTRPINLTEVTTLRQRLLQPDFQPICASQLYPRHKHLLIKRSLRCRKCEHNLSKPEFNPTSIKFKIQLVAVNYIPEVRIMSIPNLRYMKESQVLLTLTNPVENVTHVTLLECEEGDPDNINSTAKVAVPPKELILAGKDAAAEYDELAEPQDFQDDPDIIAFRKANKVGVFIKVTPQKEEGEVTVSFKMKHEFKNLTAPIRPNEDGDHPSEVIWLTHHVELSLGPVLP from the exons ATGGCGTCGCTGCTGCAATCGGAGCGGGTGCTGTACCTGGTGCGCGGCGAGAAGGAGCTGCGGGCGCCGCTGCCGCAGCTGTACTTCTGCCGCTACTGCAGCGAGCTCCGCTCGCTAGAGTGCGTCTCGCACGAG GTTGACTCTCACTACTGCCCCAGCTGCCTGGAAAACATGCCTTCAGCTGAAGCCAAGCTGAAAAAGAACAG GTGTGCCAACTGCTTTGACTGCCCGTGCTGCATGCACACCCTCTCCACACGGGCCACGAGCATCCCTGCGCCGCTGCCCGACGACCCGGCCAAGACCACCATGAAGAAAGCCTATTACCTGGCCTGTGGCTTCTGCCGCTGGACTTCCCGGGATGTGGGCATGGCAGACAAGTCTGTTG CGAgtgggggctggcaggagccgGAGAATCCTCACACACAGAGG ATTAACAAGCTGGTTGAGTACTACCAGCAGCTGGCTCAGAAGGAGAAGATCGAGCGGGACAGGAAGAAGCTGGTGCGACGCCGCAACTACGTCCCACTGGCCTTCTCG CAACACACTATACATGTAGTG GACAAATACAGCCTTGGGACGAGGCTGCAGCGCCAGAGGCCCGGAGCTCCCATCAGTGCCCTCGCTGGACTCTC CCTGAAAGAAGGAGAAGACCACAAGGAGATCAAGATCGAGCCAGCTGATGCAGTGGAAGAAGTGGAGCCTCTTCCTGAAGATTACTACACAAGACCAATCAATCTGACAGAAG TGACGACTCTGCGGCAGCgcctgctgcagcctgactTCCAGCCCATCTGCGCTTCCCAGCTCTACCCCCGCCACAAGCACCTGCTGATCAAACGCTCGCTGCGCTGCCGG AAATGTGAGCATAACCTGAGCAAACCAGAATTCAATCCAACCTCTATCAAATTCAAGATCCAGCTGGTTGCTGT TAACTACATCCCTGAAGTGAGAATCATGTCTATTCCCAACCTGCGCTACATGAAG GAGAGCCAAGTCCTTCTGACTCTGACTAACCCCGTGGAGAACGTCACACATGTCACATTGCTGGAGTGTGAGGAGGGAGACCCTGATAACATCAACAGCACTGCCAAG GTGGCAGTTCCTCCCAAGGAGCTTATTCTGGCTGGCAAAGATGCTGCAGCAGAATATGATGAGCTGGCAGAGCCTCAAGACTTCCAGGATGATCCTGA CATTATTGCCTTTAGAAAAGCCAATAAGGTGGGAGTTTTCATCAAGGTCACCCCACAGAAAGAAGAGGGCGAGGTGACTGTGAGTTTCAAGATGAAGCACGAGTTCAAAAACCTCACTGCTCCCATCAGGCCCAACGAGGATGGTGACCACCCCTCTGAGGTGATCTGGCTCACCCACCACGTGGAGCTCAGCCTCGGCCCCGTGCTCCCCTAG
- the DCTN4 gene encoding dynactin subunit 4 isoform X2: MASLLQSERVLYLVRGEKELRAPLPQLYFCRYCSELRSLECVSHEVDSHYCPSCLENMPSAEAKLKKNRCANCFDCPCCMHTLSTRATSIPAPLPDDPAKTTMKKAYYLACGFCRWTSRDVGMADKSVASGGWQEPENPHTQRINKLVEYYQQLAQKEKIERDRKKLVRRRNYVPLAFSDKYSLGTRLQRQRPGAPISALAGLSLKEGEDHKEIKIEPADAVEEVEPLPEDYYTRPINLTEVTTLRQRLLQPDFQPICASQLYPRHKHLLIKRSLRCRKCEHNLSKPEFNPTSIKFKIQLVAVNYIPEVRIMSIPNLRYMKESQVLLTLTNPVENVTHVTLLECEEGDPDNINSTAKVAVPPKELILAGKDAAAEYDELAEPQDFQDDPDIIAFRKANKVGVFIKVTPQKEEGEVTVSFKMKHEFKNLTAPIRPNEDGDHPSEVIWLTHHVELSLGPVLP, translated from the exons ATGGCGTCGCTGCTGCAATCGGAGCGGGTGCTGTACCTGGTGCGCGGCGAGAAGGAGCTGCGGGCGCCGCTGCCGCAGCTGTACTTCTGCCGCTACTGCAGCGAGCTCCGCTCGCTAGAGTGCGTCTCGCACGAG GTTGACTCTCACTACTGCCCCAGCTGCCTGGAAAACATGCCTTCAGCTGAAGCCAAGCTGAAAAAGAACAG GTGTGCCAACTGCTTTGACTGCCCGTGCTGCATGCACACCCTCTCCACACGGGCCACGAGCATCCCTGCGCCGCTGCCCGACGACCCGGCCAAGACCACCATGAAGAAAGCCTATTACCTGGCCTGTGGCTTCTGCCGCTGGACTTCCCGGGATGTGGGCATGGCAGACAAGTCTGTTG CGAgtgggggctggcaggagccgGAGAATCCTCACACACAGAGG ATTAACAAGCTGGTTGAGTACTACCAGCAGCTGGCTCAGAAGGAGAAGATCGAGCGGGACAGGAAGAAGCTGGTGCGACGCCGCAACTACGTCCCACTGGCCTTCTCG GACAAATACAGCCTTGGGACGAGGCTGCAGCGCCAGAGGCCCGGAGCTCCCATCAGTGCCCTCGCTGGACTCTC CCTGAAAGAAGGAGAAGACCACAAGGAGATCAAGATCGAGCCAGCTGATGCAGTGGAAGAAGTGGAGCCTCTTCCTGAAGATTACTACACAAGACCAATCAATCTGACAGAAG TGACGACTCTGCGGCAGCgcctgctgcagcctgactTCCAGCCCATCTGCGCTTCCCAGCTCTACCCCCGCCACAAGCACCTGCTGATCAAACGCTCGCTGCGCTGCCGG AAATGTGAGCATAACCTGAGCAAACCAGAATTCAATCCAACCTCTATCAAATTCAAGATCCAGCTGGTTGCTGT TAACTACATCCCTGAAGTGAGAATCATGTCTATTCCCAACCTGCGCTACATGAAG GAGAGCCAAGTCCTTCTGACTCTGACTAACCCCGTGGAGAACGTCACACATGTCACATTGCTGGAGTGTGAGGAGGGAGACCCTGATAACATCAACAGCACTGCCAAG GTGGCAGTTCCTCCCAAGGAGCTTATTCTGGCTGGCAAAGATGCTGCAGCAGAATATGATGAGCTGGCAGAGCCTCAAGACTTCCAGGATGATCCTGA CATTATTGCCTTTAGAAAAGCCAATAAGGTGGGAGTTTTCATCAAGGTCACCCCACAGAAAGAAGAGGGCGAGGTGACTGTGAGTTTCAAGATGAAGCACGAGTTCAAAAACCTCACTGCTCCCATCAGGCCCAACGAGGATGGTGACCACCCCTCTGAGGTGATCTGGCTCACCCACCACGTGGAGCTCAGCCTCGGCCCCGTGCTCCCCTAG
- the DCTN4 gene encoding dynactin subunit 4 isoform X3, with protein MPSAEAKLKKNRCANCFDCPCCMHTLSTRATSIPAPLPDDPAKTTMKKAYYLACGFCRWTSRDVGMADKSVASGGWQEPENPHTQRINKLVEYYQQLAQKEKIERDRKKLVRRRNYVPLAFSQHTIHVVDKYSLGTRLQRQRPGAPISALAGLSLKEGEDHKEIKIEPADAVEEVEPLPEDYYTRPINLTEVTTLRQRLLQPDFQPICASQLYPRHKHLLIKRSLRCRKCEHNLSKPEFNPTSIKFKIQLVAVNYIPEVRIMSIPNLRYMKESQVLLTLTNPVENVTHVTLLECEEGDPDNINSTAKVAVPPKELILAGKDAAAEYDELAEPQDFQDDPDIIAFRKANKVGVFIKVTPQKEEGEVTVSFKMKHEFKNLTAPIRPNEDGDHPSEVIWLTHHVELSLGPVLP; from the exons ATGCCTTCAGCTGAAGCCAAGCTGAAAAAGAACAG GTGTGCCAACTGCTTTGACTGCCCGTGCTGCATGCACACCCTCTCCACACGGGCCACGAGCATCCCTGCGCCGCTGCCCGACGACCCGGCCAAGACCACCATGAAGAAAGCCTATTACCTGGCCTGTGGCTTCTGCCGCTGGACTTCCCGGGATGTGGGCATGGCAGACAAGTCTGTTG CGAgtgggggctggcaggagccgGAGAATCCTCACACACAGAGG ATTAACAAGCTGGTTGAGTACTACCAGCAGCTGGCTCAGAAGGAGAAGATCGAGCGGGACAGGAAGAAGCTGGTGCGACGCCGCAACTACGTCCCACTGGCCTTCTCG CAACACACTATACATGTAGTG GACAAATACAGCCTTGGGACGAGGCTGCAGCGCCAGAGGCCCGGAGCTCCCATCAGTGCCCTCGCTGGACTCTC CCTGAAAGAAGGAGAAGACCACAAGGAGATCAAGATCGAGCCAGCTGATGCAGTGGAAGAAGTGGAGCCTCTTCCTGAAGATTACTACACAAGACCAATCAATCTGACAGAAG TGACGACTCTGCGGCAGCgcctgctgcagcctgactTCCAGCCCATCTGCGCTTCCCAGCTCTACCCCCGCCACAAGCACCTGCTGATCAAACGCTCGCTGCGCTGCCGG AAATGTGAGCATAACCTGAGCAAACCAGAATTCAATCCAACCTCTATCAAATTCAAGATCCAGCTGGTTGCTGT TAACTACATCCCTGAAGTGAGAATCATGTCTATTCCCAACCTGCGCTACATGAAG GAGAGCCAAGTCCTTCTGACTCTGACTAACCCCGTGGAGAACGTCACACATGTCACATTGCTGGAGTGTGAGGAGGGAGACCCTGATAACATCAACAGCACTGCCAAG GTGGCAGTTCCTCCCAAGGAGCTTATTCTGGCTGGCAAAGATGCTGCAGCAGAATATGATGAGCTGGCAGAGCCTCAAGACTTCCAGGATGATCCTGA CATTATTGCCTTTAGAAAAGCCAATAAGGTGGGAGTTTTCATCAAGGTCACCCCACAGAAAGAAGAGGGCGAGGTGACTGTGAGTTTCAAGATGAAGCACGAGTTCAAAAACCTCACTGCTCCCATCAGGCCCAACGAGGATGGTGACCACCCCTCTGAGGTGATCTGGCTCACCCACCACGTGGAGCTCAGCCTCGGCCCCGTGCTCCCCTAG
- the RBM22 gene encoding pre-mRNA-splicing factor RBM22: MSTSLGSNTYNRQNWEDADFPILCQTCLGENPYIRMTKEKYGKECKICARPFTVFRWCPGVRMRFKKTEVCQTCSKLKNVCQTCLLDLEYGLPIQVRDAGLSLKDEMPKSDVNKEYYTQNMEREIANSDGTRPVGALGKATSTSDMLLKLARTTPYYKRNRPHICSFWVKGECKRGEECPYRHEKPTDPDDPLADQNIKDRYYGINDPVADKLLKRASTMPRLDPPEDKTITTLYVGGLGDTITESDLRNHFYQFGEIRTITVVQRQQCAFIQFATRQAAEVAAEKSFNKLIINGRRLNVKWGRSQAARGKEKDKEGTTESGIKLEPVPGLPGALPPPPAAEEEASANYFNLPPSGPSAVVNIALPPPPGIAPPPPPGFGPHMFHAMGPPPPFMRAPGPIHYPSQDPQRMGAHAGKHSSP, from the exons ATGTCCACATCGCTGGGCTCCAACACTTACAACCGGCAGAACTGGGAGGATGCG GATTTCCCTATCCTGTGCCAGACGTGTCTTGGAGAAAATCCCTACATTCGGATG accaaagaaaaatatggaaaagaaTGCAAG ATTTGTGCCAGGCCCTTCACGGTGTTCCGCTGGTGCCCCGGCGTGCGGATGCGCTTCAAGAAGACAGAAGTGTGCCAGACCTGCAGCAAGCTGAAGAATGTCTGTCAGACCTGCCTGCTCGACCTGGAGTATG GTTTGCCTATCCAAGTCCGGGATGCAGGACTCTCCCTTAAGGATGAAATGCCAAAATCTGATGTCAACAAAGAATACTACACCCAGAACATGGAGCGAGAG ATAGCCAATTCTGATGGCACCAGACCAGTTGGTGCACTAGGAAAAGCTACTTCTACCAGTGACATGCTGCTGAAGCTGGCCCGAACCACTCCATACTACAAACGCAACCGTCCTCACATCTGTTCCTTCTGGGTGAAAGGAGAGTGCAAGAGAGGAGAGGAGTGTCCCTACAG ACATGAGAAACCAACAGATCCAGATGATCCTCTGGCTGACCAGAACATCAAGGATCGTTACTATGGAATTAATGATCCTGTGGCTGACAAACTTCTGAAACGAGCATCAACCATGCCTCGTCTAGATCCTCCTGAAGACAAGACTATTACTACACTGTATGTTGGAGGGCTTGGAGATACCATCACTGAATCAGATCTCAG AAATCACTTCTACCAGTTTGGGGAGATCCGGACGATCACGGTGGTGCAGAGGCAGCAATGTGCTTTCATCCAGTTTGCCAccaggcaggctgcagaggtggctgctgaGAAATCCTTCAACAAACTCATCATCAACGGCCGCAGGCTCAACGTCAAATGGGGAAG GTCCCAGGcagcaagaggaaaagaaaaggacaagGAAGGCACTACAGAATCGGGGATAAAGCTGGAGCCCGTTCCAGGACTTCCTGGAG CCCTCccccctcctccagctgcagaagAGGAGGCTTCTGCAAATTACTTCAATCTACCTCCAAGTGGCCCTTCAGCCGTGGTGAACATTGCCCTGCCACCCCCTCCTGGCATCGCTCCACCGCCGCCTCCAG GTTTTGGACCACACATGTTCCACGCCATGGGGCCCCCACCTCCCTTCATGAGAGCCCCAGGCCCCATCCACTACCCATCCCAGGATCCCCAGAGGATGGGTGCCCACGCAGGAAAGCACAGCAGCCCCTAG
- the MYOZ3 gene encoding myozenin-3: MSTTQDLMIEELSLPNNRGSRLFQQRQKRVQRFVFEHPSGSRQLPGQGAGGSHHPGKGGPEGTVNEHMAGENTGGQENYHSELHVAASPQGGPPQVPKKSEKVLHMSKVLNPSALAPGYSSPLKEIPHEKFNATAIPKGYRSPWQELFGDRDNAVYSKNPPPMRPPPWDFRSFNRTPAPFDRALVGELFSLPTVELDNLSVLEVISHRPNFNRVAQGWVRILPESEEL; encoded by the exons atgagcacaacacaggacCTGATGATCgaggagctctccctgcccaacAACCGCGGCTCCCGGCTCTTCCAGCAGCGCCAGAAGCGCGTGCAGCGCTTTGTCTTTGAGCACCCCAGCGGCTCCAGGCAG ctcccagggcaagGGGCAGGCGGCTCCCACCACCCAGGGAAAGGTGGTCCAGAAGGAACAGTGAATGAGCACATG GCAGGTGAGAATACTGGGGGCCAGGAGAATTATCACTCTGAGCTCCACGTAGCAGCATCACCCCAAGGTGGCCCCCCACAAGTACCCAAGAAGTCAGAGAAGGTCCTGCACATGAGCAAAGTGCTGAACCCCAGTGCCCTGGCCCCAG GGTACTCCAGCCCCCTCAAAGAGATCCCCCATGAGAAGTTCAATGCCACTGCCATCCCCAAGGGCTACCGGTCCCCGTGGCAGGAGCTCTTTGGTGACAGGGACAATGCTGTGTACAGCAAGAACCCGCCGCCCATGAGACCCCCTCCGTGGGACTTCAGGAGCTTCAACAG GACCCCAGCCCCGTTTGACAGGGCGTTGGTTGGTGAGCTGTTCTCCCTGCCCACCGTGGAGCTGGATAACCTGAGTGTGCTGGAGGTGATTTCCCACAGGCCCAACTTCAACAGGGTGGCCCAAGGCTGGGTGCGGATCCTGCCGGAGAGCGAAGAGCTGTAG